The genomic window GCTCCGTCCCGTGAGATGATAAAAACTTTCCCGTCTTTGTACAAATCTGGTCCTCTGGCGACATTATACTGTAATTTTTGATTTAAGACAGCGGGCAATACAAAAAGGAGAGGCCGGAGCCTCTCCTTGATATATCGCCTATTTGAGAGAAGTTAGAACTCTCTCGGCTGCGCGTTGTAGTGCGTGTGGAGAAGGTGATGCGCCTTCTCTCCGAGCGGTTTGCCAAGCCACTTCTCGTAAAGGGCGGCAATGTCGGGGTTCTTGTGCGACTGACGCAGCGCCTTGGCTTCGTCGACGCTGTAAAGAGCCGCCGTACGCGCGGCGCGGATCTCCGCGTTGACCGGCTGTGGCTGTCCGCCGCCGCCAATGCAGCCGCCGGGGCAGGCCATGACTTCAATGAAGTGATAGTCGGCCTTGCCAGCGCGGACCTTGTCCATGAGGATCTTCGCATTTTTCAGCGTATGGGCGACCGCGAGCTTGACGTTGACCTTTTCGCCGTTGACCGGCACTTCGATCGTCGCCTCTTTGATGCCGTCCATGCCGCGCACAGGCTGGAAAGCGATTCCGGGGATGTCCTCTCCGTTGTTGAGCACGGCGTAGACGGTACGCAGAGTCGCCTCCATAACGCCACCCGTAACGCCGAAGATGGCGGCGGCACCGGTCGAAGAACCGAGCGGGCTGTCATATTCCTCTTCGGGGAGGTTCTTGAAGTCAATGCCGGCGTTCTTGATCATACGCGCGAGTTCGCGGGTCGTGAGAACGGTGTCAACATCGGGAATTCCGGGATTGCTCTGGAGCTGCGGGCGCACGCATTCGGCCTTCTTAGCGGTGCAGGGCATGATCGAGACGCTGTAGATGTCTTCAACGGCGATACCCTGCGTCTCAGGCCAGTAGGTCTTGGCCAGAGCGCCGAACATTCCCTGCGGCGATTTCGCCGTCGAGAGGTGCGGCAGAAGGTCGGGATACTTGATCTCGATGAAGTTTATCCAGCCGGGCGAGCAGGAGGTGATCATCGGCAGTACGCCGCCGTTGACGACGCGGTCGAGGAACTCGTGTCCCTCTTCCATGATCGTAAGGTCGGCGGAGAAGTCGGTGTCAAATACCTTGTCGAATCCCAGCCTGCGCAGCACGGCGACCATTTTGCCGGTGACGACTTCGCCGGCGGGCAGTCCCAGCGCTTCGCCGAGGGCGACTCGCGTCGCGGGAGCCGTCTGCACGATCGTATATTTCTTGGGATCGGCGAGGGCGGTGAATACCTTTTCGGTATCGTCGCGCTCACAGATGGCAGCCGTCGGGCAGACCGCGGCGCACTGTCCGCAGTAGGTGCAGGCGACCTGGTCGAGTCCGAGTCCGAAGGCCGGTTCGACGATGGTCTTGAAGCCGCGGTTCACGAAGGCGTAGACGTCGAGGCCCTGACGCTCGTGGCAGGCTCTGATGCAGCGGCCGCAGAGGATACACTTGTTGGGGTCGCGCACAAGGCTCGGGTTGCTCTCATCTTTTTCAGCGGAGCGCGTAGCGCCGGTATAGGGCACTTCGCGGATGCCAAGGTCGGCGGCCGTCTGCTGAAGTTCGCAGTCCTGGTTCTTCTGGCAGAAGAGGCAGTCCTGCGGATGGTTCGCGAGAAGGAGCTCGACGACCGCTTTGCGGGTCTCGCGTACCTTCGGAGTGTTCGTATATACTACCATACCGTCCGCTACGGGATAGACGCAGGCTGCGCCGAGTCCGCGGCCGCCGACTATCTCAACTACACAGACGCGGCAGGCGCCCTCTTTGGAAAGCTCCGGGTGATAGCAGAGCTGAGGAATGCGGATTCCGGCTTTGGCAGCGGCTTCGATCACGGTAAAATCGGATGGCACCTCTACTGTTATGCCGTCTATTGTAACCTTAACAAGTTCCATATTCTTTTTACTCCCCTTCCATTAGCCGAAATTAGCCGCGCACGATCGCTTTGAACGGGCACTTCGTCAGGCATGCGCCGCACTTGATGCACTTGGCCGCATCGATGACATACTTCTGTTTCGGTTCGCCGCTGATCGCATTGACCGGGCAGTTCTTCGCGCAGAGGCTGCAGCCTTTGCATGCGTCGGTGATCTTGTAGGTCAGCAGGTGGTGGCAGGCGCCGGCCGGGCATCTCTTCTCCTTGATGTGCGCCTCATATTCGTCTCTGAAGTAGCGCAGCGTGGAGAGGATGGGGTTCGGGGCCGTCTGACCGAGGGCGCAGAGCGCTCCGGCCTTGATGAAGGCGGCGAGTTTTTCCAGCTTCTCGATATCTCCGTCTTCGCCTCTGCCGTCCGTGATCTTTTCGAGCATTTCAAGCATGTGTTTGGTACCCTCGCGGCAGGGCGTGCACTTACCGCAGGATTCTGACTGCGTGAAGTTGAGGAAGAACTTCGCGACGTCGACCATGCAGGTCTCCTCGTCCATAACGACGAGTCCGCCCGAGCCCATCATCGCGCCCGCGGCGATGAGCGAATCATAGTCGACCGGGGTGTCGAGAAGCTGCTCGGGGATACATCCGCCGGAGGGACCGCCGATCTGGATGGCCTTGAACTTCTTGCCGCCGATGATGCCGCCGCCGATGTCAAAGATGATCTCACGCATCGTAATACCCATCGGAACCTCCGCGAGTCCGGTGTTGTTGATCTTACCGGTCAGCGCGAATACCTTGGTTCCTTTGGACTTCTCGGTTCCCAGCTTCGCGTATTCCTCCGCTCCGACGCGGAAGATGTAGGGGACGTTGGCAAATGTTTCAACGTTGTTTATGTTAGAAGGCTTTTCCCAGAGCCCCTTCACAGCGGGGAACGGCGGGCGGGGACGCGGCATGCCGCGCTTGCCTTCGATGGAGGCCATCAGGGCCGTCTCTTCGCCGCAGACGAACGCTCCGGCGCCCTCTTTGATATGGATGGTGCAGTTAAAATCCGTACCGAGGATATTCTTGCCGAGCAGTCCGGCCTCTTCGGCTTGGGCGATAGCCTGCTTCAGGCGCTTGATCGCGAGCGGATATTCGGCGCGGCAATAGATATAGCCTTCGTCGGCTCCGATCGCGTAGGCGCCGATGATCATACCTTCGAGTATCGCGTGCGGGTCGCCCTCAAGCAGCGAGCGGTCCATAAACGCGCCGGGGTCGCCCTCGTCCGCGTTGCAGATGATGTACTTCTTGGGTCCGGGCGACTTCTGGCAGAAGCCCCACTTCATGCCGGTGGGGAAACCGCCGCCGCCGCGGCCGCGGAGACCGGTCTTTTTCATCTCTTCGACGACCTGCTCCGGCGTCATCGTGAGAAGAACCTTCGCGAGCCCTTCATAACCGTCGGCGCCGATGTATTCCTCAAGCGAATCGGGGTTGATGTGGCCGCAGTTCTTAAGCACGAGACGGTGCTGCTTCTTGTAGAAATCAATGTCGGCATAGTCGGGAACGCTCTGCGCCGTGAGCGGCTCCTTGAAGAGGAGGCGGCCGACGATGCGTCCTTTGATGAGATGCTCTGAAACGATCTCGGGAACGTCAGATTCCTGAACGTGCGTGTAGAAGGTTCCTTCGGGATAGATGATGACCAGCGGACCCTGCTCGCAGAATCCCTGACAGCCCGTTTCGACTATCTTTACCTCTTTATCAAGGCTGTTGGCCTTGAGTTCCTCTTCAAGCTTTGCGATTACCTTTTTTGAACCGGAGGAGACGCAGCCCGTTCCGGTGCAGACCAGTACGTGAGCTCTTACGAGAGCCATTTAAAATTCCTCCCTTCGACCTATGCTTCTTTGTTGGGGATCTTGGCTACGACAAGATCCTCGACGACGACGCCGTTGATGAGATGGTCCGCGATGATACGCGGGACATCCGTCGGGCTGACAGGGCCGTAGGTGACTCTGTCTTCGCCGGGGCGCACTATGTCGAGAAGGGGTTCTTTCTGGCACATGCCGATGCATCCGGTCTGGAGGACCGCCACGTCGTATATGTTGCGCTTGGCAAGCTCCTCGAGGACCGCCGTCATCACCGCGCGCGCGCCGGCGGTGATGCCGCAGGTGCCCATGCCGATGATGATCTGTCTGTCGTTGAGCTTTCTCGTTTCAGTCTGTTTTTTTGATTCTGCCTTTATCTTACGAAGATCTTCAAGACTCTTGATTGCCATTTAAAGTTCCTCCCTTATTCCTAAGCGTACTTGTCCAGTATCGGACCGACCGACTCGGGCGTAAGTCTGCCGTGCGTCTCGTCGTTGACCATGAACACCGGGGCGAGGCCGCATGCGCCGATGCAGGCCACCGTCTCAAGCGTGAACTTGAGGTCGGGGGTCGTGACCTGGCCCTCTTTGAGGCCGAGCTTTTCGCGGATGGCGTTGAGAACGCCCTTCGCTCCGCGAACATGGCAGGCCGTGCCCTGACATGATCTGACGATGTTCTTTCCGCGCGGCTCAAGATGGAACTGAGCATAGAATGTCACCACGCCGAATATCTGACTGATGGGGACATCGAGCTGATTACTGATTTCGATCAGGACCTCTTTCGGCAGATAGCCGAAGATTTCCTGTGCCTGTTGAAGCACGGGAATGACGCTTCCCTTAGTGCCGCGGTATTTGCCGAGGAGCTCAGCAAGCTGCTCCCACTGCTTTTCCGACGCTTTCTCCACCATAAAACGCACCCTCCTTAAATTGTCTCCTCTTCAGGCCCTCCCGCCTGAAAAGATGAAGATGTAACCCCAATAGAAAAGTTACAGGTAATCCGCACGCCTCAAAAACGCTCGTAATGAGACACTCTATATTGGCAGACGCGCTGTGCGAGACAGCACTTGCGAAAAAGTACACAAAGCATATTTATTATAGCCCCTCTATGAGAATAACTGCAACCGAAAATCTCTTTTTTCAGACAAATTAAATTATATTTATGCTTTTTTGTCCATTTTTGTTCACGGTTTATGTCATGAAAACCCCTTGTATTTCCGAAAATTCCGTTTTTTCTTGCTGTCAAAAGCCGCAATTTTAGATTTTTTTCGCTTTGTTTAACGAATCTGCGCCAAATTCAAATATATGATCCATACGGTGAGAGTATTCTTTCTCTTTATTAAAAATCAATAAAAACGTATAATGACCTCCGAATATCAAAATGACGCCGTAGGAGGAATTTACAAATGCCGGAGGCGGTAATAAACGGTAAAAGGGTCTCCTTTGAGCCGGAAATGACGATATTGGAGGCGGCGGCGCGCGCCGGGATAACAATCCCGACGCTCTGCTACCATCCGGCGCTCGAGACATTCGGCGGCTGCCGTATCTGCCTGGTAGAGGCGAAGGGCTTTTCCAAACTCCTTCCGGCCTGCACGACCCCCATTTCGGAGGGTATGGAGATCGTCACGGAGAGCCCGCTTCTCCGCGATACGCGCCGCGTCATTGTGGAATTGATGCTGCTGCGCCATCCGTTCGAATGCCTTTACTGCCACGCGAACGGCCGCTGTGAGCTGCAAAGGCTCGTCTACAACCTCGGGACTAAAAGAGATTCCTTCCCCGGACGCGCGGACCGTTCGCCGACGCCGCATCCCGTCGACGAATCAAATCAATTTTTTATCCGCGATACCGATAAATGCGTGCTCTGCGGTCGCTGCGTGCGCGTCTGCGAGAGCCACGCGCAATACAGCGCCATCGATTTTCTGAACCGCGGCATCAAGACGATGATACAGCGCCCCGCCGATTTCGGCATCGAGTCCTGCGACTGTAAATTCTGCGGCCAGTGCGTCGCCGTCTGCCCCGTCGGGGCCCTCACCGAGAGACCGGCGCTCGGGGGCGGCCTCGCCGCCGATATAAAACGCGTAAAGACCGTCTGTCCCTACTGCGGCGTCGGCTGCTCCGTCGTCGTCGAGGTAAACCGGCAAGGCAGGGTGACAAACGTCACCACCGACCACACCGACACGGACTCTCTCAACCAGGGCAGAAGCTGCGTCAAGGGACGCTTCGGATGGGAATTCGTGAACAGCCCCGACCGCCTGACGACGCCGCTGATAAAAGAAAACGGAGAATTTCGCGCCGCCTCTTGGGATGAGGCGCTCGACGCGGTGGCGGCAGGGCTTCGGCGCAACATGGGACGCGCCGGCTTCTTCACCTCGGCCCGCTGTACGAACGAGGAAAACTATCTCATGCAGCGTTTCGCGCGCGAGGTGATGTCCACCAACAACGTCGACCACTGCGCCCACCTCTGACACTCCGCTACGGTGGCGGGTCTCGGCGAGACCCTCGGAAGCGGCGCGATGACAAACGACTACGAGTCAATCAAACATGCCGATACGATCATGGTGATCGGCTCCAACACGACAGAGGCCCATCCGGTCATCGGCGCGATGATCAAAGAACGCGTGCGCGAGGGGGCCAAGCTTATCGTCTGCGACCCGCGCCGCATCGAACTGCACCGGTACGCCGACGCGTCGGTGCGCCAGAGGAGCGGCTCCGACGTCGCGCTGGTCAACGCGATGATGCATGTCATATTAAAGGAAGGGCTTCACGACGAAACCTTCGTCAGGGAGCGTGTCGAAGGCTTCGAGGCGCTCAGGGCCGTCGTCGGCAGATATACCCCGGAATACGCCGAAGAGATAACCGGCGTGCCCGCGGAGACGATAATCAAAGCGGCGCGCCTCTACGGCGGGGCGAAAAACGCCGCCATCTTCTACACGATGGGCATCACGCAGCATATCACGGGGACAAACAACGTGCGCAGCCTCTGCAGCCTAGCGCTGCTCTGCGGCAACCTCGGACGGCCCGGTACCGGGGTAAACCCGCTGCGTGGCCAGAACAACGTGCAGGGAGCCTGCGACATGGGATGCCTTCCAGCCACGCTGCCGGGATACCTCAAGGTGAATACCGGGGCCGCTGCGGAAAAGACGCGCGCCCTTTGGGGATGCGCCCCGCCGGAAAAGGCGGGACTCACCGTCGCGGCGATGATGGAGGCGGCTGCGAAGGGCGAAATCAGGGCGCTCTTCATCATGGGTGAAAACCCCACCGTCACCGACGCCGACACCGGCCACGCCGTTCACACCCTGGAAAACTTAGACTTCCTCGTCGTGCAGGACATCTTCCTCACCGAGACGGCGCGGCTCGCGGACGTTGTGCTGCCGGCCGCCTGCTGGCCCGAAAAAGAGGGGACCTGCACCAACACGACGCGCGCCGTGCAGCTGCTGCGCAAAGCCTGCGATCCGCCAGGCGAGGCGCGCGACGACTGGCACACCTTCGTTGAACTCGCAAAGCGTTTCGGACACCAGTGGCACTTCGACAGCGCCAAAGACATCTTTGAAGAGATACGAAAGGCCAACCCCGCCTACGCGGGCATGAACTACGAACGGCTGGAAAATGGATATCTGCAATGGCCCTGCCCCGACGAAAACCACCCGGGGACGCCGATCCTGCATAAAGAAAAATTCGCGCGCGCCGGCGGCAAAGCCCTCTTTTCGCCCTGCGAATGGAGCGCGCCGCACGAATGGCCCGACGGCGAATACCCCTTTATCGCCACAACAGGGCGCAGCCTGTTCCACTACCATTCCGGAAGCATGACGAGGCGCGGCGCGCCCGGACGGCACCTTAAAGAGCTCTATATCGAAATCAACCCCGCGGACGCGAAAAACCTCACGCTGGCCGAGGGGGAGATGCTCACCGTGACCTCCAGACGCGGCTTCGTCTCGGGACGCGCGCGGATAACGGAAAAGGTGGCTCCGGGGATGGTCTTTCTGCCGTTCCACTTCGCCGAGGCCCCGGCCAACCTGCTGACGGCGGCGGTCTGGGACCCGACCTCCGAGACGCCCGGCTTCAAGGTGAGCGCCGTGAGGCTCTCGAAGGGATAGCACCGTGACCCGCGCTATTGGAGGCTCGCTCCTGCTGCTCGCCGGAGGGCTTGGCAGCCGGATGTGGGGAAAAAATAAACTATATCTCGAACTCGGCGGCGCGCCGCTGCTCGGGCAGATTCTGACGCGCCTCTCGCCGCTCTTTGACGAAACGCTGCTGCTCGCGGCGAAGGGCGGCGCGCGGGAGGCGCGGGAGAGATTTGGACCGCTGCTTGACAGGTGGAACGTCCGCATAACCGAGGACCGCGCCGAGGGGCGCGGCCCCCTTGAGGGACTCTGCCGGGGGCTCGCGGCGATGAACGGCGAGTGGGGCCTCCTGCTCGGCTGCGATATGCCGTTCGCGGACAAGGCGGTACTGCGCGGTATGGCGGCCCTCCGCGCGGAAGAGACAGACGTGGTGGCGGCGGAGATCGGCGGCTGGCTTGAGCCGCTGCACGCCTTCTACAGCCGCCGCTGCCTGCCCCGCGCCGAAGCGGCGCTCGCGCAGAGCGGACGGATAAAAGCCTTCTACCGCGAATCGCGCCTCACCATCCTGAACGAAGAGACGCTCTCACGCCTCTCTCCCGGCTACAAAAAATCTTTTACAAACCTCAACACCCCCGGCGATCTGTCGATGATCATGCGCTCATAGAGGCGGATAAAACCGCCGCCGCATTCACAAAATTTATTTTCCGTATCATATTACCCTTTCCGCGCCTCCGTCGCTGGCGGCATCATGCGGGCTGGGCTGCCAGTCCAGATCCCGCCGGGGCCGATGTCCTTTACCACCGCGCCGCCTAAACCTACGGTCGTCCAGCCGCCAATCGCCGTGTAGGGACGGACGAGCGAACCGATGCCTAGAAAGACCCCCTCCCCAAGCGTCACATTGTTGCCGGTGGCGCTCCTTGGGGCGGCGTGGCAATAATCCCCTACCTTAGTGTCGTGCCCCAGGTAACAGCCGGAATTGAGGATGCTCTGACGGCCGACCACGGTGTCCGATTCAATTATGCAGCCCGCCATGACTATCGTCCCCTCGCCGAGGCGCACGGAACTGTCGACGATGCTTCTCGGATGGACGACGGCCGGCCAGCGGACATTTTTAAACCTCCCGCAGATATCACGGCGCACGCCGTTATCGCCGACGGCAACGACCGCCATGATATCCGCGTCGTCCGGCATTTCCGCGATCTGACCGAGAATTGGCAGGCACCAGAGGCTCCTGTCCCAAAGCGCGGGGTTATCGTCATAAATCCCCGCGCACTCGAATCCGCACGCCCCGAGCGCTGAAAGGACGACCTTCGCGTGGTCGCCGGCGCCGATGAGAAAAATCCTGTTATCATTTTCTTCCATATATTTCACTCTTTTCCTTTCGTCTCCAGCCTTTAAAAACCCGCGCGGGACCGCATGCCGCTTTACCACTTTACTTCAGCCGCGGCCACCGCCTCTTCCAAGGGGCGCCAGCCTCCGCCGAGAGCTTTGAATAACTGGACGGCGTTGGTCGATATTTGCCCGCTGCTTATCGTATACTCCTCGGATAACGAGGTGAGAGAACGCTGCGCGTTGATCACGTTCGTGAAATCTACGAGGCCGTTCGCGTACTTTTCATTCGCCACCTCAAGCGCCGACTGCGCCGCCTCCATACCCCGCTTGAGAGAGGCGTTTCTCTCGTATTCCCTCATATTGGCGTATAAGGCGTCCCTCACCTCGCCAACGGCGGCGAGCACCGTCTGTTCGTAAGCGGCAAGCAGCTGTTCGGCGACCGCGCCCTGCACTTTGATATTGCTGCGTATCGCGCCGGCGTGGAATATCGGCCAGCTTATCTGCGGCAGCAGGCTGTACAGCTTCGCGGGGCCTTCAAAGAGGCCGCCCCAATTTCCCGCCTCGGTGCCTATCGAGCCGGTGAGATAGAATTTCGGCAAAAGGTCTGTCTGCGCGGACCTTTTGCGCGCCAGCTGCGCGGCCAGAAGGCGCTCCGCCTGACGGATATCGGGACGCTGGCGAATGGCATTCGCCGGTATCCCGACGTACTCCCTGTCCTCAAGCCGGGGGATGGGTTTTTTATCTGACAACTCCTCCTCAAGCGTGCCGGGAATCTCTCCCGTGAGGATGGCAAGCGCGTTTTTTGTCTGTTCCAGCGCGCTCTCCACACTGGGGATCATCGCCTTCGTCTGCTCCATCGTATATTGCGCCTGTTTCAGGGCGAGATTATCAGAGAGCCCGGAATCCGTCTTAGACTGCTGTATCTCTACGGTATCCTCCTGCAGGCGAAGGTTGTGGTTCGCTATGTCGAGCCGCTCCTGAAGGGTTCGCAGAGAAATATAATTTACCGCGACCTCCGAGGACAGGGAGACCCATGTTGAGTACAGCGCCGCGTACTGGGCCTCCAAGGTAGCCTGCTGGGCCCGGACCTTGGCCTGTTGTCCGCCGAATATATCTATCTCCCACGACGCGTCCAGTCCAAGCCGGTAGAGGTTCCCGCCGCTGCCCGTACCGCCCGCCGCCAGCGGCGTGCGGCTGCTGCTCCAGAAATTCGCGGTATCGAGCCACGGAAGGAGCGCCGCCCTGTTTATCCCGAGCGCGGCGCGGGCCTCCGTTACCCTGGCCCTGGCCGCCGCGAGGTCCCGGTTCTTCTCAAGCGACCTCTTTATAAGCGCCGTCATTACCGGGTCATCGAAAGAATCCCACCAGTCCGCAAGCTTTTCCGGCGTAAGCTCCGCAGAGATATCCGGCGACGACGCGCCGATAGGATAGATCCGCGCAAGTTCCGTCCATGCCGTATCGCCGAGGCGCATGCCGGCGGAGACCGCCGCGCCCTCCTTTTGAGCGGCCTGCGCCCCTGTCGCGGCGAGTACGGCCAGAGCCAGAGCCGCCGCGTATTTATAAAAATATCTTACCGTTACCGTCATCACGCTAACCAGCCTTTCTGACCGCCGCCCGGAAGCGGCGTTTTATCCTTTCCCGTGTTCCCTGGAATATGACATAGAGGGCGGGAATGATAAAAATACCGAGAATCGAGGCGGCGCACATCCCAAAGAACATCGTCGTGCCGACGGCCTTCCTTGAACCCGCTCCGGCCCCGGAGGCAAACAACATCGGGAGCACGCCGAGAACGCAGGTGAAGGCCGTCATCAGCACGGCGCGAAAACGCTCGCTGGCGGCTCTGGCCGCCGCTTGAATGAGCGGCAGCCGCTGTTCTTCCCGCTGTTCTTTCGCAAATTCAACGATAAGTATCGCATTCTTCGCAGCGAGGCCGATAAGCAGCAATATACCCAGCTACGCGTAGACAGAGATCGAAAGCCCCATCATCCACAGGCCGCCGAGGGCTCCGAACATCGCTACGGGCAGCGAAAGCATGACCGGAACGGGAACCGTCCAGCTCTCGTACTGGGCCACGAGAAAGAGATAGGCAAAGATAAGCGCGATAACGAGCACAATTACCATGCCGCCCTGTGAGCCCTGTTCCTGATATATCATACCGGACCATTCGTATTTATAGCCGGCCGGCATATTCTCCGTAAGCTCCGCGACCCTCGCGATACCCTGTCCCGTCGAATAGCCGGGCCTCATCACGATAGTGATGCTGGCGCTGGGATAGAGATTATAACGGTCCACTGTTCTCGGCGCGAGGATCTTTTTCAGCGTCATGAGGCTTTGTATGGGCACCTGTCCGCCGCCGGCGTTTTTCACAAATATATTGCCGATGCTGTCTATATCGCTCCGATAACCCCAGTCGGACTGAAGCATGACCTTGTTCACCTGCGTACCGATATTCACGTCGTTGATATAGGCGGAGCCAAAGTAGGTCTGGAGCGTCGAAAATATCGACGAGACCGGAACATCCATCATTTCAGCCTTTTCCCGGTTGATGTCGAGGTAAAGATGCGACGTATCCGCCGTGTAGGTGCTGAAGGCGTACAGGAACTCCGGCGCTTTGTTGAGCTCCGCGAGCAGCCCGGCCATTACCGCGGCAAGCTTCGCGGGATCGTTCTCCTGCGTCGACTGAAGCCTCATATCAAGCCCGGAGGCCATGCCGATGCCGCTGATCGCGGGAGGGGTGAAGACGCTTATCTTCGCTCCGGTGTACTTTGACGCTATCTCATTTGCTCTGGTAACGATGTAACTCTGCTGCGTCTCCTTTGTCTTACGCTGATCCCAGGGCTTAAGAGAGAGGATGAGCGAGGCGACGTTCTCTCCGTCTCCGCCAAGAAGGTTATGTCCCTCAATATTCATGACATCGGCCACCCCTGGCAGCGCGACAAAATCTTTTGCCATCGCACGCGTTATCTCCTGGGTGCGCGGCATCGTCGCGCCCTCGGGAAGCTGGAGCGTAATAAAGACGGCTCCCTGGTCCTCGTCGGGAATAAAAGAGGTCGGCATCGTGGCGGTCACCAGCCAGCAGGCCGCGGAGACCGCGGCGAGCGCGCAGAGCGACACCGCCGTACGGCGCGCGAGCCATACGGAACCCGCCACATATCCGCGCGTAGCTTTGGCGAGCGTAATATTGAACCACCGAAGCGGACCTCTTTGCGCCGGCTTCACCTGGCGCAGTAAATAGGCGCACATCGCGGGAGAGAGCGTCAGCGCGACCACAAGAGAAAAAACGACGGCGAACGAGATCGTTACGGCGAACTGTTTATATATCTGCCCCGTGATGCCGCTCATGAACCCGACGGGAACGAATATGGCGAGAAATACCAGCGTCGTTGCGACCATCGGGCCCGTGACGTCGCTCATAGCCTGGATCGTGGCCTCCCGCGTCGGGCACTGGTCGCGGTCCATGACAAAGAGGACGCGCTCGACGACGACTATCGCGTTATCGACCACTGTTCCAATAACGAGAACGAGGCCGAAGAGCGAAAGGATGTTGATGCTGTAGCCCATCGCCGCGAGACCCATGAACGTGGCGAGCAGCGATATCGGAATGGCGGCGACGGGAACGAGCGTCACCCGCCAGTCCTGGAGGAATAGATAACAGACGAGGACGACGAGAATAAACGTCAGCACCAGCGTCATAAGAATCTCTCTTATCGTCGCCTGCACATAGAGCGTCGAATCGTAGGGAAGGCTGAGCGCCATATCCTCCGGCAGCGCCTCTTCTATCTGGGCCGCCGTCTTTTTAACGCCGCTCATGACGTCGAGGGCGTTTGAACCTGCGGCCTGTGAAAGCATCATCGCCGCCGCCGGCGTGCCGTTTTGGGTGGAATTGAGGTTATAGGACTCGGAACCCAGCTCTATCCGCGCGACGTCGCGCAGCTTGACCAGTCCTCCCTGCGCCGTGGTGCGGACGATGATGTTTTCAAAATCACGGACGTCGGAAAGCCGCCCCTTCGTCTTCAGAGAATAGACAAAGGGCGTGCCCTCATTGCCCGGCGTCGCGCCGACGGAACCGATCGAGGCCTGCCTGTTCTGGCTCTGAATGGCCGCGGCCACGTCGTCGGTCGAGAGGCCGAGCGCGGCGATACGCGCGGGGTCCAGCCAGACGCGGATACTGTACTTGGAGCCGAAGACGACCACCTCTCCCATCCCGTAAACTCGCTTCATTTGATTCTTGATATTTGAATGGGCGTAGTCGTTGAGCTCAAGCTCGCTGTACGTACCGTTTGGAGAGGAGAGCGAGAGCAGCCCCAGAGTATCCGAGAACGC from Cloacibacillus sp. includes these protein-coding regions:
- a CDS encoding molybdenum cofactor guanylyltransferase, with the protein product MTRAIGGSLLLLAGGLGSRMWGKNKLYLELGGAPLLGQILTRLSPLFDETLLLAAKGGAREARERFGPLLDRWNVRITEDRAEGRGPLEGLCRGLAAMNGEWGLLLGCDMPFADKAVLRGMAALRAEETDVVAAEIGGWLEPLHAFYSRRCLPRAEAALAQSGRIKAFYRESRLTILNEETLSRLSPGYKKSFTNLNTPGDLSMIMRS
- a CDS encoding acetyltransferase, translating into MEENDNRIFLIGAGDHAKVVLSALGACGFECAGIYDDNPALWDRSLWCLPILGQIAEMPDDADIMAVVAVGDNGVRRDICGRFKNVRWPAVVHPRSIVDSSVRLGEGTIVMAGCIIESDTVVGRQSILNSGCYLGHDTKVGDYCHAAPRSATGNNVTLGEGVFLGIGSLVRPYTAIGGWTTVGLGGAVVKDIGPGGIWTGSPARMMPPATEARKG
- a CDS encoding efflux transporter outer membrane subunit, translated to MTVTVRYFYKYAAALALAVLAATGAQAAQKEGAAVSAGMRLGDTAWTELARIYPIGASSPDISAELTPEKLADWWDSFDDPVMTALIKRSLEKNRDLAAARARVTEARAALGINRAALLPWLDTANFWSSSRTPLAAGGTGSGGNLYRLGLDASWEIDIFGGQQAKVRAQQATLEAQYAALYSTWVSLSSEVAVNYISLRTLQERLDIANHNLRLQEDTVEIQQSKTDSGLSDNLALKQAQYTMEQTKAMIPSVESALEQTKNALAILTGEIPGTLEEELSDKKPIPRLEDREYVGIPANAIRQRPDIRQAERLLAAQLARKRSAQTDLLPKFYLTGSIGTEAGNWGGLFEGPAKLYSLLPQISWPIFHAGAIRSNIKVQGAVAEQLLAAYEQTVLAAVGEVRDALYANMREYERNASLKRGMEAAQSALEVANEKYANGLVDFTNVINAQRSLTSLSEEYTISSGQISTNAVQLFKALGGGWRPLEEAVAAAEVKW